A window of Dissulfurirhabdus thermomarina contains these coding sequences:
- a CDS encoding nicotinate phosphoribosyltransferase, whose product MRPPEASPLLTDLYQLTMLQAYHLEGMEATAVFEFFVRRLPPSRNFLVAAGLEQVLDFLEGLAFTPEEIDALRGLGGFRDAFLRALEDLRFRGDVHALPEGTPFFPGEPVLRVTAPLPQAQLVETRLINLLHFQILVASKAARVVLAAPGKTLVDFGLRRAHGAEAGLLAARAGYLAGLSGTSTVLAGVRFGIPVFGTMAHSFVQAHESEAAAFEAFARAWPENAVLLIDTYDTEAAAHRVAALVPRLRASGVRVRGVRIDSGDLAAHAAAVRRILDAAGLDDVRIFASGNLDEAALARLLAAGAPIDGFGVGTRLDTSADAPSLDCAYKLQEYDGVPRRKRSEGKATLPGRKQVFRRFDDEGRPMEDVVGLEEEDLEGTPLLVPVMRAGRRLFPAPSLDEIRARTLEAMDRLPPALRSLDPAPAYPVRVSPRLAELARQVDARTARSANRDTPGIRTPAEPESRKELF is encoded by the coding sequence ATGAGACCGCCCGAAGCATCTCCGCTCCTCACGGACCTCTACCAGCTCACCATGCTCCAGGCCTACCACCTGGAGGGCATGGAGGCCACGGCGGTCTTCGAGTTCTTCGTGCGGCGCCTGCCCCCCTCCCGGAACTTCCTCGTGGCGGCCGGCCTCGAACAAGTCCTCGACTTCCTCGAGGGCCTCGCCTTCACCCCGGAGGAGATCGACGCGCTCCGGGGCCTCGGCGGCTTCCGGGACGCGTTCCTCCGGGCCCTCGAAGACCTCCGGTTCCGGGGCGACGTCCACGCCCTGCCGGAGGGGACCCCCTTCTTCCCGGGCGAGCCGGTGCTCCGGGTGACGGCCCCCCTGCCCCAGGCCCAACTCGTGGAGACACGCCTCATCAACCTCCTCCATTTCCAGATCCTCGTGGCCTCCAAGGCCGCCCGGGTGGTGCTCGCGGCTCCAGGAAAGACCCTGGTGGACTTCGGCCTGCGCCGCGCCCACGGGGCCGAGGCGGGGCTGCTGGCCGCCAGGGCCGGTTACCTCGCGGGCCTTTCCGGGACCTCGACGGTGCTTGCCGGCGTCCGCTTCGGGATCCCCGTCTTCGGCACCATGGCCCACTCCTTCGTCCAGGCGCACGAGAGCGAAGCGGCCGCCTTCGAGGCCTTCGCCCGGGCCTGGCCCGAAAACGCCGTGCTCCTCATCGACACCTACGACACGGAGGCGGCGGCGCACCGGGTGGCGGCCCTGGTCCCCCGGCTCCGGGCCTCCGGCGTGCGGGTCCGGGGGGTGCGGATCGACAGCGGGGACCTGGCGGCCCACGCCGCCGCGGTCCGCCGCATCCTCGACGCGGCGGGTCTCGACGACGTCCGGATCTTCGCCAGCGGCAACCTCGACGAGGCCGCCCTGGCCCGCCTCCTCGCCGCCGGGGCCCCCATCGACGGCTTCGGCGTCGGGACGCGCCTCGATACCTCCGCCGACGCCCCCAGCCTCGACTGTGCCTACAAGCTCCAGGAGTACGACGGCGTCCCCCGCAGGAAGCGCTCCGAGGGGAAGGCCACCCTCCCCGGCCGCAAGCAGGTCTTCCGACGCTTCGACGACGAGGGCCGGCCGATGGAGGACGTGGTGGGCCTGGAGGAGGAAGACCTGGAAGGGACGCCCCTCCTCGTGCCCGTCATGCGGGCGGGGCGCCGGCTCTTCCCCGCGCCCTCCCTCGACGAGATCCGCGCCCGGACCCTCGAGGCCATGGACCGGCTCCCTCCCGCCCTGCGGTCCCTGGACCCCGCCCCTGCCTACCCCGTCCGGGTCTCGCCCCGCCTCGCCGAGCTCGCCCGGCAAGTGGACGCCCGGACGGCCCGGTCGGCGAACCGGGATACACCCGGAATCCGCACCCCGGCCGAGCCGGAATCAAGGAAAGAATTATTTTAG
- a CDS encoding nicotinamidase yields the protein MASGLSIGEGDALLVVDLQKDFLPGGRLPVPEGDAVVPAMNRCLRAFRAAGRPVFATRDWHPPEHVSFQAQGGPWPPHCVAGDPGADFADGLELPADVIVVSKATRPDTEAYSGFQGTDLDDYLRALEVRRLFVGGLATDYCVLETVKDARKLGYEVVLLQDAMRAVDAEPGAGERALEEMRGLGAAVAASTDLGGTEAAG from the coding sequence ATGGCATCCGGCCTTTCCATCGGGGAGGGCGACGCCCTCCTCGTCGTGGACCTCCAGAAGGACTTTCTCCCCGGCGGGCGGTTGCCCGTCCCGGAAGGGGACGCGGTCGTCCCGGCCATGAACCGCTGCCTCCGGGCCTTCCGCGCCGCCGGGCGCCCGGTCTTCGCCACCCGCGACTGGCACCCCCCGGAGCATGTCTCCTTCCAGGCCCAGGGCGGCCCCTGGCCCCCGCACTGCGTGGCCGGCGACCCGGGGGCGGACTTCGCCGACGGGCTCGAGCTCCCGGCCGACGTCATCGTGGTCTCCAAGGCCACCCGCCCCGACACCGAGGCCTATTCCGGCTTCCAGGGGACCGACCTCGACGACTACCTGCGCGCCCTGGAGGTCCGGCGCCTCTTCGTGGGCGGGCTCGCCACCGACTACTGCGTGCTCGAGACGGTGAAGGACGCCCGGAAGCTGGGCTACGAGGTGGTCCTCCTCCAGGACGCGATGCGCGCCGTGGACGCCGAGCCCGGCGCCGGGGAGCGCGCCCTGGAGGAGATGCGCGGGCTCGGGGCCGCCGTCGCCGCCAGCACGGATCTGGGTGGAACGGAGGCCGCCGGATGA
- a CDS encoding methionine biosynthesis protein MetW has translation MRPGPAVDWARTRLRDRALDPWIAGRVPRGARVLDLGCGDGALLQRIERERAARGTGIELDPGAAAEAIARGLCVAHGDIEAGLRDFAAGTFDVVILNQVLPLLRDPAAALETALRLAPLALVTVPNFAHWRIRLRLGLRGRLPVTAALPYGWHETPHIRLVTVADFRILCRERKIGIRGEAFAAIGRRGEPRPVRRLPGLRAALALFELEAGPRTRSEWRRCP, from the coding sequence ATGAGGCCCGGCCCTGCCGTGGACTGGGCCCGGACCCGGCTGCGGGACCGCGCCCTCGACCCGTGGATCGCGGGCCGGGTGCCCCGAGGGGCCCGGGTCCTGGACCTCGGCTGCGGCGACGGCGCCCTGCTCCAGCGCATCGAGCGGGAGCGGGCGGCCCGGGGGACGGGGATCGAGCTGGACCCGGGGGCGGCGGCGGAGGCCATCGCCCGCGGCCTCTGCGTGGCACACGGGGACATCGAGGCCGGCCTTCGGGACTTCGCCGCCGGCACCTTCGACGTGGTGATCCTGAACCAGGTGCTCCCCCTCCTCCGGGACCCCGCGGCCGCACTCGAAACGGCCCTCCGGCTGGCCCCCCTGGCCCTGGTCACCGTGCCCAACTTCGCCCACTGGCGGATCCGGCTGCGGCTCGGCCTCCGGGGCCGGCTCCCCGTCACCGCCGCCCTTCCTTACGGGTGGCACGAGACCCCGCACATCCGCCTCGTCACGGTGGCGGACTTTCGCATCCTGTGCCGAGAGCGCAAAATAGGAATCCGGGGGGAGGCCTTCGCGGCGATCGGCCGGCGGGGGGAGCCGCGGCCCGTCCGGCGCCTGCCCGGCCTCCGGGCGGCCCTGGCGCTCTTCGAGCTGGAGGCCGGGCCGCGCACCCGAAGCGAGTGGAGGAGGTGCCCGTGA
- a CDS encoding 4Fe-4S dicluster domain-containing protein, which yields MPQDAFILEKDHLVPLLRRLGRDRRLVAPVRNGYGDTLYAPVTDLEEDGLDLEARPQNSLKGFFFPQRERLFSYTVAPDTGGGHRYAFETHLPEERPTVYFGVRSCDLFGVLYCDLVFLKGRRRDAYYQRRRAGAVFATLACHHPFAGCFCNATRTGPSLELGFDLQLFDLGDRFYVETGKPGGAEIVARWPAFFQPAGEPDRQAQFQAALEARGLFERKIHVDLAVGLLAGREPEGVVRRLSERCQDCGGCAFVCPTCTCFTITDQPLDEHHGERVRTWDACTFSGFTRMAGDANPVDGATERVRRRFLHKLRHDVARHGRPSCVGCGRCLGICFGGVDMARFVEMVCSFGNHHATDEDAR from the coding sequence ATGCCGCAGGACGCCTTCATCCTGGAGAAGGACCATCTCGTGCCCCTGCTGCGCCGCCTCGGCCGGGACCGGCGGCTGGTGGCGCCGGTCCGCAACGGCTACGGCGACACCCTCTATGCCCCGGTGACGGACCTCGAAGAAGACGGCCTGGACCTGGAGGCGCGACCGCAGAACTCCCTGAAGGGCTTCTTCTTCCCCCAGCGGGAGCGGCTCTTCTCCTACACCGTGGCGCCGGATACCGGGGGCGGGCACCGCTACGCCTTCGAGACCCATCTCCCCGAGGAGCGGCCCACGGTCTACTTCGGGGTCCGCTCCTGCGATCTCTTCGGGGTCCTCTACTGCGACCTGGTCTTCCTCAAGGGCCGGCGGCGGGATGCCTACTACCAGCGGCGGCGGGCGGGGGCCGTCTTCGCCACCCTCGCCTGCCACCACCCCTTCGCCGGCTGTTTCTGCAACGCCACCCGAACCGGCCCCTCCCTGGAGCTGGGCTTCGACCTCCAGCTCTTCGACCTCGGCGACCGCTTCTACGTGGAGACCGGAAAGCCCGGCGGAGCGGAGATCGTGGCCCGCTGGCCGGCCTTCTTCCAGCCGGCCGGCGAGCCGGACCGCCAGGCCCAGTTCCAGGCAGCCCTCGAGGCCCGGGGCCTCTTCGAGCGGAAGATCCACGTGGACCTGGCCGTGGGCCTCCTCGCGGGCCGGGAGCCGGAGGGCGTGGTCCGGCGGCTCTCCGAGCGGTGCCAGGACTGCGGCGGCTGTGCCTTCGTCTGCCCCACCTGCACCTGCTTCACCATCACCGACCAGCCCCTGGACGAACACCACGGCGAACGGGTGCGCACGTGGGACGCCTGTACCTTCTCCGGCTTCACCCGCATGGCCGGGGACGCCAACCCCGTCGACGGCGCCACGGAGCGCGTCCGACGGCGCTTCCTCCACAAGCTCCGGCACGACGTGGCGCGGCATGGACGGCCGAGCTGCGTCGGCTGCGGCCGCTGCCTGGGCATCTGCTTCGGCGGAGTGGACATGGCCCGCTTCGTGGAGATGGTCTGCAGTTTCGGCAATCACCATGCCACCGACGAGGATGCCAGATGA
- the fdhF gene encoding formate dehydrogenase subunit alpha — MRHVMSVCCYCGCGCGLYLQVEDGRVTGVAPSRRHPVSRGNLCAKGWHVHEFIHHPDRLTRPLVRRNGRLRPASWDEALDRAADGLARAKERHGPDAIGVLASAKCTNEENYLLQRFTRAVLGTHNIDHCARLUHAPTVAGLATTFGSGAMTNSINELEEAEVILVAGSNTTEAHPQVARRIFDAVDRGARLIVVDPRETALARRAHIHLRLRPGTDISLASGLMRAILDENLVDDLFIEMRTENFFALRDHLLQVDIDQAAEATGVAKELILKAARIYARAQRSVICYCLGVTQHVCGTANVQSYANLAMLTGHVEREFTGVDPLRGQNNVQGACDMGALPNVFPGYQPVADPAVRAKFERAWGVKLPERPGLALLEMTHGPGEAGGAAGAVRAMYVMGENPVRSDPDSSRVEATLRGLDFLAVSDLFLTETARLADVVFPAASFAEKTGTVTNSERRVQLMHQAIEPVGEAWPDDRIVCALAARMGHPMAYGSPAEVMEEICLLVPIYGGMYHDRLRDSWGLQWPCPDRDHPGTPYLHKYSFARGRGRFEPASPVEPVDPLSDDHPLRLITGRAYHHYHTGTMSRRSATLARELDRPWIEIHPEDAERIGVRPGDRVRVRSRRGDCVFFARLSRRVAPGQLYADFHFHEAPVNALTVSRCDPVARCPELKLCAVAVEKEDT, encoded by the coding sequence ATGCGCCATGTGATGAGCGTCTGTTGCTACTGCGGCTGCGGCTGCGGCCTCTACCTCCAGGTGGAGGACGGGCGGGTGACCGGCGTGGCTCCGAGCCGGCGCCACCCCGTCTCCCGCGGCAACCTCTGCGCCAAGGGGTGGCACGTCCACGAGTTCATCCACCACCCCGACCGGCTCACGCGGCCCCTCGTGCGCCGGAACGGGCGCCTCCGGCCGGCCTCGTGGGACGAGGCCCTGGACCGGGCCGCCGACGGGCTCGCCCGGGCGAAGGAACGCCACGGCCCGGACGCCATCGGCGTCCTGGCCTCGGCCAAGTGCACCAACGAGGAGAACTACCTCCTCCAGCGCTTCACCCGGGCGGTGCTCGGCACCCACAACATCGACCACTGCGCCCGGCTCTGACACGCCCCCACGGTGGCGGGTCTCGCCACCACCTTCGGCAGCGGGGCCATGACCAACTCCATCAACGAGCTGGAGGAGGCCGAGGTCATCCTGGTGGCGGGCTCCAACACCACCGAGGCCCATCCCCAGGTGGCCCGCCGCATCTTCGACGCCGTGGACCGCGGCGCCCGCCTCATCGTCGTCGACCCCCGCGAGACGGCCCTGGCCCGGCGGGCCCACATCCACCTCCGGCTGCGGCCCGGAACCGACATCTCCCTGGCCAGCGGCCTCATGCGCGCCATCCTCGACGAGAACCTCGTCGACGACCTCTTCATCGAGATGCGTACCGAGAACTTCTTCGCCCTGCGCGACCACCTCCTCCAGGTGGACATCGACCAGGCGGCCGAGGCGACCGGGGTGGCAAAGGAGCTGATCCTGAAGGCGGCCCGGATCTACGCCCGGGCCCAGCGTTCGGTCATCTGCTACTGCCTCGGGGTGACGCAGCACGTCTGCGGGACGGCCAACGTCCAGTCCTACGCCAACCTCGCCATGCTGACGGGCCACGTGGAACGGGAGTTCACCGGCGTCGACCCCCTGCGCGGGCAGAACAACGTCCAGGGGGCCTGCGACATGGGCGCCCTGCCCAACGTCTTCCCCGGCTACCAGCCGGTGGCCGACCCGGCGGTGCGGGCCAAGTTCGAACGGGCCTGGGGGGTCAAGCTGCCGGAGCGGCCCGGCCTGGCCCTGCTGGAGATGACCCACGGCCCCGGGGAGGCGGGCGGCGCGGCCGGGGCGGTCCGGGCCATGTACGTCATGGGCGAGAACCCCGTGCGCAGCGACCCCGACTCCAGCCGGGTGGAGGCCACCCTCCGGGGGCTGGACTTCCTGGCGGTCTCGGACCTCTTTCTCACGGAGACGGCCCGGCTGGCCGACGTGGTCTTCCCCGCCGCCTCCTTCGCCGAAAAGACCGGCACGGTGACCAACTCGGAGCGCCGGGTGCAGCTCATGCACCAGGCCATCGAGCCGGTGGGCGAGGCCTGGCCCGACGACCGGATCGTCTGCGCCCTCGCCGCCCGAATGGGCCACCCCATGGCCTACGGCTCGCCCGCCGAGGTCATGGAGGAGATCTGCCTCCTCGTCCCCATCTACGGCGGGATGTACCACGACCGGCTCCGCGACTCCTGGGGGCTCCAGTGGCCCTGCCCGGACCGGGACCATCCCGGGACCCCCTACCTCCACAAGTACAGCTTCGCCCGCGGCCGGGGCCGCTTCGAGCCGGCCAGCCCCGTGGAACCCGTGGATCCGCTCTCCGATGACCACCCCCTGCGCCTCATCACCGGCCGTGCCTACCACCACTACCACACCGGCACCATGAGCCGCCGCTCCGCCACCCTGGCCCGGGAACTCGACCGGCCCTGGATCGAGATCCACCCGGAGGACGCCGAGCGGATCGGGGTCCGGCCGGGGGACCGGGTCCGGGTCCGCTCCCGCCGGGGGGACTGCGTCTTCTTCGCCCGGCTGAGCCGGCGGGTGGCCCCCGGCCAGCTCTACGCCGACTTTCACTTCCACGAGGCCCCGGTGAACGCCCTCACGGTGAGCCGCTGCGACCCGGTGGCCCGCTGCCCCGAGCTCAAGCTCTGTGCCGTGGCGGTGGAAAAGGAGGACACGTGA
- the metX gene encoding homoserine O-acetyltransferase MetX — MTTGASPRLAAAATAVAPGGSVGRVRTRTETFDTPAAPFRLECGARLNPVTVAYETYGRLAPGRRNAVLVCHALSGDAHAAGFHRGVPGERPGWWDLMIGPGKPLDTRRYFVICSNFLGGCAGTTGPASIDPATGRPYGPDFPAYTIGDQVELQARLLDRLGIPRLLAVIGGSMGGMQALEWAVRHPARVAGAVALATAPRLSPQAIAFHEVARQAIFRDPGWRGGRYEAADPPRAGLALARMIGHITYLSEEAMVRKFARRGGGTAGTGGFEVERYLHHQGRRFVDRFDANTFVHITRAMDRFDLAAGRGSLEAAFRRAACRFLVVSFSSDWLFPAALSEEMVRAMRLAGREVSYCEIRTHQGHDAFLLPGHRMGDLVAGFLDRLDREAT, encoded by the coding sequence ATGACCACCGGTGCCTCCCCCCGCCTCGCCGCAGCCGCCACGGCGGTCGCCCCGGGCGGCTCCGTCGGCCGCGTCCGAACCCGGACGGAGACCTTCGACACCCCGGCCGCGCCCTTCCGGCTCGAGTGCGGCGCCCGTCTCAACCCGGTCACCGTGGCCTACGAGACCTACGGGCGCCTGGCGCCGGGCCGCCGAAACGCCGTGCTCGTCTGCCACGCCCTCTCCGGCGACGCCCACGCCGCGGGCTTCCATCGCGGCGTCCCCGGGGAACGCCCGGGGTGGTGGGACCTCATGATCGGGCCGGGCAAGCCCCTGGACACCCGGCGCTACTTCGTGATCTGCAGCAACTTCCTCGGGGGATGCGCGGGCACCACCGGGCCGGCCAGTATCGACCCGGCCACCGGGCGGCCCTACGGGCCGGACTTCCCCGCCTACACCATCGGCGACCAGGTCGAGCTCCAGGCCCGGCTCCTGGACCGGCTCGGCATCCCCCGCCTGCTCGCGGTGATCGGCGGCTCCATGGGCGGCATGCAGGCCCTCGAGTGGGCCGTGCGGCACCCGGCGCGGGTGGCCGGCGCCGTGGCCCTCGCCACGGCCCCGCGCCTTTCGCCCCAGGCCATCGCCTTCCACGAGGTGGCCCGCCAGGCCATCTTCCGCGACCCAGGCTGGCGGGGGGGCCGCTACGAGGCCGCGGACCCGCCGCGGGCAGGCCTTGCCCTGGCCCGCATGATCGGCCACATCACCTACCTCTCGGAAGAGGCCATGGTGCGGAAGTTCGCCCGGCGGGGCGGCGGCACGGCCGGTACCGGCGGCTTCGAGGTGGAACGCTACCTCCACCACCAGGGCCGCCGATTCGTGGACCGGTTCGACGCCAACACCTTCGTCCACATCACCCGGGCCATGGACCGGTTCGACCTCGCCGCCGGCCGGGGTTCCCTGGAGGCGGCCTTCCGCCGGGCCGCGTGCCGCTTCCTGGTGGTCTCCTTCTCCAGCGACTGGCTCTTCCCCGCCGCCCTTTCCGAGGAGATGGTTCGGGCCATGCGGCTGGCCGGGCGGGAGGTCTCCTACTGCGAGATCCGAACCCACCAGGGCCACGACGCCTTTCTCCTGCCCGGCCACCGCATGGGCGACCTGGTGGCCGGGTTCCTGGACCGCCTGGACCGGGAGGCGACATGA
- a CDS encoding O-acetylhomoserine aminocarboxypropyltransferase/cysteine synthase family protein, giving the protein MAHDRRYRLATLAVHGGQAPDPATGARAVPVYQTTSYLFRDAAHAADLFALRAPGNIYTRMMNPTTDVLERRMALIDGGAAAVAVASGQAAITLALLNLARAGDEIVASSSLYGGTFNLFRHTLADLGITVRFVDPADPAAVRRALGPAARALYVESIGNPKLDVPDFEALAEAAHEAGVPLLVDNTVAPGLWRPIDHGADVVIYSATKFIGGHGTSIGGIVVDSGRFPWPEDRFPGLHRPDPSYHGLVYKEAFGDLAYIARLRTRYLRDLGPALSPFNAFLFLQGLETLPLRMERHCANALAVARHLAGHPKVAWVRYPGLEDHPTHDLAARYLGGGFGAIVGFGVRGGYPAGVRFIENVRLLSHLANIGDAKSLVIHPASTTHQQLAPEERRRAGVTDDFVRLSVGIEDAADIIEDIDRALEAVP; this is encoded by the coding sequence ATGGCCCACGACCGCCGCTATCGGCTCGCCACCCTCGCCGTCCACGGGGGCCAGGCCCCGGACCCCGCCACCGGGGCCCGGGCCGTCCCCGTCTACCAGACCACCTCCTACCTCTTCCGGGACGCGGCCCACGCCGCCGACCTCTTCGCCCTGCGCGCCCCCGGCAACATCTACACCCGGATGATGAACCCCACCACCGACGTCCTCGAGCGCCGCATGGCCCTCATCGACGGCGGCGCGGCGGCGGTGGCCGTGGCCTCCGGCCAGGCCGCCATCACCCTGGCCCTCCTGAACCTGGCCCGCGCCGGCGACGAGATCGTGGCCTCTTCGAGCCTCTACGGCGGCACTTTCAACCTCTTCCGCCACACCCTGGCGGACCTCGGGATCACCGTCCGGTTCGTGGACCCGGCGGACCCCGCCGCCGTGCGCCGCGCTCTCGGCCCCGCCGCCAGGGCCCTCTACGTGGAGAGCATCGGGAACCCGAAACTGGACGTCCCGGATTTCGAGGCACTGGCCGAAGCGGCCCACGAGGCGGGGGTGCCCCTCCTGGTGGACAACACCGTGGCCCCCGGACTCTGGCGCCCCATCGACCACGGGGCCGACGTGGTGATCTACTCCGCCACCAAGTTCATCGGCGGCCACGGGACCTCCATCGGCGGCATCGTCGTGGACTCGGGACGCTTCCCCTGGCCCGAGGACCGGTTCCCCGGTCTCCACCGGCCGGACCCCAGCTACCACGGGCTGGTCTACAAGGAGGCCTTCGGGGACCTGGCCTACATCGCCCGGCTCCGCACCCGGTACCTCCGGGACCTCGGCCCCGCCCTCTCCCCCTTCAACGCCTTCCTCTTCCTCCAGGGCCTCGAGACCCTTCCACTGCGCATGGAACGCCACTGTGCCAACGCCCTGGCCGTGGCCCGGCACCTGGCCGGCCACCCCAAGGTCGCCTGGGTCCGGTACCCCGGCCTCGAGGACCACCCCACCCATGACCTGGCCGCGCGATACCTCGGCGGGGGCTTCGGCGCCATCGTGGGCTTCGGGGTCCGGGGCGGCTACCCGGCGGGCGTCCGCTTCATCGAGAACGTCCGGCTGCTGTCGCACCTCGCCAATATCGGCGATGCCAAGTCCCTGGTGATCCACCCCGCCTCCACCACCCACCAGCAGTTGGCCCCGGAGGAACGGCGCCGGGCCGGGGTCACCGACGACTTCGTCCGTCTCTCGGTGGGCATCGAGGACGCGGCGGACATCATCGAGGACATCGACCGGGCCCTGGAGGCGGTGCCATGA
- a CDS encoding adenosylcobalamin-dependent ribonucleoside-diphosphate reductase, whose amino-acid sequence MKPLHISENARRVLEARYLRRDARGRIAESPEDLFARVARAVAGAELRFGGPGAAARWEGRFRRLMTGGYFLPNSPTLMNAGTALGQLSACFVLPVPDTMEGIFGAVRDMALVQRTGGGTGFSFSRLRPAGDLVASTGGAASGPVSFMKIFDCATENIRQGGKRRGANMGVLRVDHPDVLAFVRAKLDGVSLQNFNLSVGVTDAFMEAAAAGRTYPLVHPRTGERVGRLDAAEVLAAMAEAAWACGDPGLLFLDAVARANPVPELGPIEATNPCGEVPLLPYESCNLGSLNLARLVRGDGTGARLDRRRLRRLAAEAVRFLDDVIEVCRYPLQPLAEAAAATRKIGLGVMGFAEMLVRMGISYDSDEAVAVAGDVARELAEAALAASRELARERGPYPAWRRGGPAGDVPVRNATRTAIAPTGTLGIIAGTSAGIEPFFALAYRRRALDGEILTEVNPLFEAAARAHGLDPRRLVEDVRRRGRLSAVPDVPETLRSRFVTALEVPPERHLAVQAAFQRHVDNSVSKTVNLPPAATPADVAAVFRRAWELGLKGITVYRYGSKAGQVLELGAGDAAFLADHTARCDPGECRL is encoded by the coding sequence GTGAAACCCCTGCACATCTCCGAAAATGCCCGCCGGGTGCTCGAGGCCCGCTATCTGCGGCGGGATGCCCGGGGACGCATCGCCGAGAGCCCGGAGGACCTCTTCGCCCGGGTGGCCCGGGCGGTGGCAGGGGCCGAGCTCCGCTTCGGCGGCCCCGGAGCCGCCGCCCGGTGGGAAGGCCGCTTCCGCCGCCTCATGACCGGGGGATACTTCCTCCCCAACAGCCCCACCCTCATGAACGCCGGCACGGCCCTGGGCCAGCTCTCGGCCTGCTTCGTACTCCCGGTGCCCGACACCATGGAGGGCATCTTCGGGGCCGTCCGGGACATGGCCCTGGTCCAGCGGACCGGCGGCGGGACGGGCTTCTCCTTCTCCCGCCTCCGCCCCGCCGGCGACCTCGTGGCCAGCACGGGCGGCGCGGCCTCCGGCCCGGTGTCGTTCATGAAGATCTTCGACTGCGCCACCGAGAACATCCGGCAGGGCGGCAAGCGCCGGGGCGCCAACATGGGGGTCCTCCGGGTGGACCACCCGGACGTCCTGGCCTTCGTCCGGGCCAAGCTCGACGGGGTGAGCCTCCAGAACTTCAACCTCTCCGTGGGGGTCACCGACGCCTTCATGGAGGCGGCGGCCGCGGGACGGACCTACCCGCTGGTCCACCCGCGCACCGGGGAACGGGTGGGCCGGCTGGACGCCGCCGAGGTCCTGGCCGCCATGGCCGAGGCCGCCTGGGCCTGCGGAGATCCCGGGCTTCTCTTCCTCGACGCCGTGGCCAGGGCCAATCCCGTTCCCGAACTCGGCCCCATCGAGGCCACGAACCCCTGCGGCGAGGTTCCGCTGCTGCCCTACGAGTCGTGCAACCTGGGCTCCCTGAACCTCGCCCGGCTGGTGCGGGGGGACGGGACCGGCGCCCGGCTGGACCGCCGGCGCCTGCGCCGCCTCGCCGCCGAGGCGGTCCGGTTCCTGGACGACGTCATCGAGGTGTGCCGCTATCCCCTCCAGCCGCTGGCGGAGGCGGCCGCCGCCACCCGCAAGATCGGGCTCGGTGTCATGGGATTCGCCGAGATGCTGGTCCGGATGGGTATCTCCTACGACTCGGACGAGGCGGTCGCCGTGGCCGGGGACGTCGCCCGGGAGCTGGCCGAGGCGGCCCTCGCGGCCTCGCGGGAGCTGGCCCGGGAGCGCGGCCCCTACCCCGCCTGGCGCCGCGGCGGTCCCGCCGGGGACGTGCCGGTCCGAAACGCCACCCGGACCGCCATCGCCCCCACCGGGACCCTCGGGATCATCGCCGGGACCAGCGCCGGCATCGAGCCCTTCTTCGCCCTGGCCTACCGCCGGCGGGCCCTCGACGGCGAGATACTCACCGAGGTGAACCCCCTCTTCGAGGCCGCCGCCCGGGCCCACGGCCTCGATCCCCGGCGCCTGGTGGAGGATGTCCGCCGCCGGGGCCGCCTCTCCGCCGTCCCGGACGTCCCGGAGACCCTCCGGAGCCGTTTCGTCACCGCCCTCGAGGTCCCGCCCGAACGGCACCTCGCCGTCCAGGCCGCCTTCCAACGCCACGTGGACAACTCCGTCTCGAAGACGGTGAACCTGCCGCCGGCGGCAACGCCGGCCGACGTGGCCGCCGTCTTCCGCCGCGCCTGGGAACTCGGCCTGAAGGGGATCACCGTCTATCGCTACGGGAGCAAGGCGGGCCAGGTGCTCGAGCTCGGCGCCGGGGACGCCGCCTTCCTGGCGGACCACACCGCCCGCTGCGACCCCGGGGAGTGCCGGCTCTAG